In Microbacterium galbinum, a single window of DNA contains:
- a CDS encoding PucR family transcriptional regulator, whose product MDKAATLAWLRRISGDIASVTIKRLEDTLPWYADMPPARRSAVGLVAQAGITSFIQWYDDPTSTPWIAADIFAAAPRELLRSVSLQQTLQLIRVTVEVTEERVAGKGENIREAILLYSRDVAFAAADVYARAAEARGLWDARLEALVVDSILTGEADEELPSRIAALGWHGHGEVAVLVGTTPPQFDVDQVRRTARKLAVDVLIGVQGSRLVLVLGRARDEEQETEDDELTFLEIASRLEPSFGPGYVVLGPAVVALVDASQSARAALAGFAVARAWRSAPRPVEADDLLPERALAGDPLAKQTLIERIYRPLQAHSTDLVTTLWSYLDNGRSLEATARELFVHPNTVRYRLKRVSEVIGWDATGPREALILQTALILGSIGAADQSRRRPSQRRVPR is encoded by the coding sequence ATGGACAAGGCCGCGACCCTCGCCTGGCTGCGCCGGATCTCCGGTGACATCGCCTCGGTGACGATCAAGCGCCTGGAAGACACGCTGCCCTGGTACGCCGACATGCCACCAGCCCGCCGCTCTGCGGTCGGGCTGGTGGCCCAGGCGGGCATCACGTCGTTCATCCAGTGGTACGACGACCCCACCTCGACGCCGTGGATCGCGGCCGACATCTTCGCCGCCGCCCCGCGGGAGCTGCTGCGCAGCGTGAGTCTGCAGCAGACCCTGCAGCTGATCCGCGTGACCGTCGAGGTCACCGAGGAGCGGGTCGCCGGCAAGGGTGAGAACATCCGCGAGGCGATCCTGCTCTACTCGCGCGATGTCGCCTTCGCGGCCGCCGACGTCTACGCTCGCGCGGCCGAGGCCCGGGGACTCTGGGATGCCCGACTCGAGGCGCTCGTGGTCGACTCGATCCTCACGGGCGAGGCCGACGAGGAGCTCCCCAGCCGGATCGCCGCTCTCGGGTGGCACGGTCATGGTGAGGTCGCCGTGCTCGTGGGCACGACTCCCCCGCAGTTCGACGTCGACCAGGTGCGGCGCACCGCCCGCAAGCTGGCGGTCGACGTACTGATCGGCGTGCAGGGGTCACGACTCGTCCTCGTTCTCGGCCGCGCCCGTGACGAAGAGCAGGAGACCGAGGACGACGAGCTCACGTTCCTCGAGATCGCGTCTCGACTGGAGCCCTCGTTCGGCCCGGGCTACGTCGTGCTCGGTCCCGCCGTCGTCGCGCTCGTCGACGCCAGCCAGAGCGCCCGCGCGGCACTCGCCGGTTTCGCGGTCGCCCGCGCCTGGCGCAGCGCCCCGCGTCCGGTCGAGGCCGACGATCTGCTTCCGGAGCGGGCACTCGCCGGTGATCCGCTGGCCAAGCAGACGCTCATCGAGCGGATCTACCGCCCGCTGCAGGCGCATTCGACCGACCTGGTCACGACGCTCTGGAGCTATCTCGACAACGGCCGCTCGCTCGAGGCGACGGCCCGCGAGCTCTTCGTGCATCCGAACACCGTGCGCTACCGACTCAAGCGCGTCAGCGAGGTCATCGGCTGGGATGCCACGGGCCCGCGCGAGGCGTTGATCCTGCAGACGGCCCTGATCCTCGGTTCGATCGGCGCCGCCGACCAGTCCCGACGCCGCCCGTCGCAGCGTCGGGTGCCGCGCTGA
- the aceE gene encoding pyruvate dehydrogenase (acetyl-transferring), homodimeric type, with translation MTVHDQDPYSQDSLDSDPEETGEWQQSLDELVDAKGHGRGREIMLSLLKRSKELHLGVPMVPTTDYINTIAPENEPEFPGDEEVERRYRAWIRWNAAITVHRAQRPGISVGGHISTYASSAALYEVGFNHFFKGADNPGGADQIFIQGHASPGTYARSFLEGRLSEDQLDGFRQEKSHAPHGLPSYPHPRLMPEYWQFPTVSMGLGPINAIYQAMSNKYLENRGIKDTSQSHVWAFLGDGEMDEVESRGQLQVAANEGLDNLTFVVNCNLQRLDGPVRGNGKIVQELESFFRGAGWNVIKVVWGREWDDLLARDTEGALLNLMNVTPDGDFQTFKAESGGYIREHFFGRDERAAALVENYSDDDIWNLKRGGHDYRKVYAAFKAATEHKGKPTVILAKTVKGYGLGPHFEGRNATHQMKKMTLDNLKTFRDAMHIPITDAQLEENPYLPPYYNPGPQDETIQYMLERRNNLGGFLPERRSTHVGLSLPDDTAYALPKKGSGTQEIATTMAFVRLLKDLLRSKDFGHRIVPIIPDEARTFGMDAYFPTAKIYNPNGQHYTSVDRELLLAYKESPQGQIVHVGINEAGALAAFTAAGTSYATHGEPLIPIYLFYSMFGFQRTGDAQWAAGDQMARGFIMGATAGRTTLTGEGLQHADGHSHLLAATNPATISYDPAYGYEIAHIVRSGIERMYGGEHEDPNVMYYITLYNEPIVMPAEPENVDVDGIVRGIHRISVGEGEGHRAQLFASGVGLPWALEAQELLKNDWGVIADVWSVTSWTELRRDGLAADEHNFLHPEEEPRTAYLTQKLQGADGPVIAVSDFMHAVQDQIRPWVPQRFATLGADGFGFSDTRAAARRFFKIDGPSIVVRTLQSLAEDGVVDRSLAAQAIAKYSLHDVNAGTSGNAGGES, from the coding sequence GTGACCGTCCACGACCAGGATCCGTACTCTCAGGACTCTCTCGACAGCGACCCGGAAGAGACGGGTGAGTGGCAGCAGTCGCTCGATGAGCTCGTCGATGCCAAGGGCCACGGCCGTGGGCGCGAGATCATGCTCAGCCTGCTGAAGCGCTCGAAGGAGCTGCACCTGGGCGTGCCGATGGTTCCGACCACCGACTACATCAACACGATCGCACCCGAGAACGAGCCCGAGTTCCCCGGTGATGAAGAGGTGGAGCGCCGCTACCGCGCGTGGATCCGCTGGAACGCCGCCATCACGGTGCACCGCGCCCAGCGTCCCGGCATCAGCGTCGGCGGGCACATCTCGACCTACGCGTCGTCGGCCGCGCTCTACGAGGTGGGCTTCAACCACTTCTTCAAGGGTGCCGACAACCCCGGCGGCGCCGACCAGATCTTCATCCAGGGCCACGCCTCGCCCGGCACCTACGCCCGCTCCTTCCTCGAGGGCCGACTGAGCGAGGACCAGCTCGACGGCTTCCGCCAGGAGAAGTCGCACGCCCCGCACGGCCTGCCCTCCTACCCGCACCCGCGCCTGATGCCGGAGTACTGGCAGTTCCCGACCGTGTCGATGGGTCTCGGCCCGATCAACGCGATCTACCAGGCGATGTCGAACAAGTACCTCGAGAACCGCGGCATCAAGGACACCTCGCAGTCGCACGTCTGGGCCTTCCTCGGCGACGGCGAGATGGACGAGGTCGAGAGCCGCGGACAGCTCCAGGTCGCGGCCAACGAGGGACTCGACAACCTGACCTTCGTCGTCAACTGCAACCTCCAGCGTCTCGACGGCCCGGTGCGCGGCAACGGCAAGATCGTGCAGGAGCTCGAGTCGTTCTTCCGCGGTGCCGGCTGGAACGTCATCAAGGTCGTCTGGGGCCGTGAGTGGGACGACCTCCTCGCCCGCGACACCGAGGGTGCGCTGCTCAACCTCATGAACGTCACGCCCGACGGCGACTTCCAGACGTTCAAGGCCGAGTCCGGCGGATACATACGCGAGCACTTCTTCGGACGCGACGAGCGCGCCGCCGCTCTCGTCGAGAACTACTCCGACGACGACATCTGGAACCTCAAGCGCGGTGGCCACGACTACCGCAAGGTCTACGCCGCGTTCAAGGCCGCGACCGAGCACAAGGGCAAGCCCACCGTCATCCTCGCGAAGACCGTCAAGGGCTACGGCCTCGGTCCGCACTTCGAGGGCCGCAACGCGACCCACCAGATGAAGAAGATGACGCTGGACAACCTCAAGACGTTCCGCGACGCCATGCACATCCCGATCACGGACGCGCAGCTCGAGGAGAACCCGTACCTGCCCCCGTACTACAACCCGGGCCCCCAGGACGAGACCATCCAGTACATGCTGGAGCGCCGCAACAACCTCGGCGGCTTCCTGCCCGAGCGTCGTTCGACGCACGTCGGTCTCTCGCTGCCCGACGACACCGCCTACGCGCTCCCGAAGAAGGGCTCCGGCACGCAGGAGATCGCCACGACCATGGCGTTCGTCCGACTGCTGAAGGACCTGCTGCGCTCGAAGGACTTCGGCCACCGTATCGTGCCGATCATCCCCGACGAGGCACGCACCTTCGGTATGGACGCGTACTTCCCGACGGCGAAGATCTACAACCCGAACGGCCAGCACTACACCTCGGTCGACCGCGAGCTCCTCCTCGCCTACAAGGAGAGCCCGCAGGGCCAGATCGTGCACGTCGGCATCAACGAGGCGGGCGCCCTCGCGGCGTTCACCGCTGCCGGCACGTCGTACGCCACGCACGGCGAGCCGCTGATCCCGATCTACCTCTTCTACTCGATGTTCGGTTTCCAGCGCACGGGCGACGCCCAGTGGGCCGCGGGCGACCAGATGGCACGCGGTTTCATCATGGGCGCCACCGCCGGTCGCACCACCCTGACGGGTGAGGGCCTGCAGCACGCCGACGGGCACTCGCACCTGTTGGCCGCGACCAACCCCGCGACGATCTCGTACGACCCCGCGTACGGCTACGAGATCGCGCACATCGTGCGGTCGGGTATCGAGCGCATGTACGGCGGCGAGCACGAGGACCCCAACGTGATGTACTACATCACGCTCTACAACGAGCCCATCGTGATGCCCGCCGAGCCCGAGAACGTAGACGTCGACGGCATCGTGCGCGGCATCCACCGCATCTCGGTCGGCGAGGGCGAGGGCCACCGCGCCCAGCTCTTCGCCTCGGGCGTCGGACTCCCCTGGGCCCTCGAAGCGCAGGAACTGCTGAAGAACGACTGGGGCGTGATCGCCGATGTCTGGTCGGTCACCTCCTGGACCGAGCTGCGCCGCGACGGCCTCGCCGCCGACGAGCACAACTTCCTGCACCCGGAGGAGGAGCCCCGCACGGCTTACCTCACCCAGAAGCTGCAGGGCGCCGACGGTCCGGTCATCGCGGTGAGCGACTTCATGCACGCCGTCCAGGACCAGATCCGCCCGTGGGTCCCGCAGCGTTTCGCGACGCTCGGCGCCGATGGCTTCGGTTTCTCCGACACCCGCGCCGCGGCACGTCGCTTCTTCAAGATCGACGGCCCGTCGATCGTGGTGCGCACTCTGCAGTCGCTCGCCGAGGACGGCGTCGTCGACCGCTCGCTGGCCGCGCAGGCCATCGCGAAGTACAGCCTTCACGATGTCAACGCCGGAACCAGCGGCAACGCGGGTGGCGAAAGCTGA
- a CDS encoding sensor histidine kinase — MSRDRGTADADTRLVRVAARRVGIWIAVAVSILVIGVLIAALLIVFSQIPPDHLFSPGGQETTIDIEGVDIVIGAVIVGIVAIIFAGTIALIATRRAVSPLIDALQRQRRFVADASHELRTPLAILDARLQVLQRTSGPNDPNADIITELRDDSRNLNAVVTDLLDSIDITPVDGDPTSSVNDTMASAASAMTVIAQQHGIRIVATATSPDVSVEIPEASLRRSLIALLDNAVKHSPPGIVELVAQADRRTVAITVIDHGPGIQGIDPHRIFDRFARSSDAVDGGGNARTGFGIGLALVQDTITRHGGKIAVTSTSPDGTALTLTVRRSVHHTDRE; from the coding sequence GTGAGTCGCGACCGCGGAACCGCCGACGCGGATACCCGATTGGTCCGAGTCGCCGCGAGACGGGTCGGAATCTGGATCGCCGTCGCAGTCTCGATTCTCGTCATCGGTGTCTTGATCGCCGCGCTGCTCATCGTCTTCAGCCAGATTCCCCCCGACCATCTGTTCTCACCCGGAGGGCAGGAGACCACGATCGACATCGAAGGCGTTGACATCGTGATCGGGGCGGTCATCGTCGGCATCGTCGCGATCATTTTCGCCGGTACCATCGCGCTCATCGCCACTCGTCGAGCGGTCTCACCCCTCATCGATGCGCTCCAACGTCAGCGCCGCTTCGTCGCCGACGCCTCGCACGAACTCCGCACACCGCTCGCCATCCTCGACGCACGCCTACAGGTCCTCCAGCGCACATCCGGCCCCAACGACCCGAACGCCGACATCATCACCGAACTGCGCGACGATTCAAGGAACCTCAATGCCGTCGTCACGGACCTCCTCGACTCCATCGACATCACGCCTGTCGACGGAGACCCCACGTCCTCAGTCAACGACACCATGGCGTCCGCAGCGTCAGCAATGACCGTGATCGCCCAACAGCACGGCATCAGGATCGTCGCGACAGCCACCTCCCCGGACGTCTCCGTCGAGATCCCCGAAGCAAGCCTTCGACGCAGCCTCATCGCTCTCCTCGACAACGCCGTCAAGCATTCACCGCCCGGCATCGTGGAGCTCGTTGCGCAAGCAGACCGCCGGACCGTTGCTATCACCGTGATCGACCACGGACCCGGCATCCAAGGGATCGACCCGCACCGCATCTTCGACCGCTTCGCCCGCTCCTCAGACGCTGTCGACGGCGGCGGCAACGCCCGCACGGGCTTCGGAATCGGCCTCGCACTCGTACAAGACACCATTACCCGACACGGCGGGAAGATCGCCGTCACCTCGACCTCGCCTGACGGCACCGCCCTGACCCTCACCGTGCGGCGAAGCGTTCATCACACCGATCGGGAATGA
- a CDS encoding response regulator transcription factor gives MPSVNRPRLLLVEDDPQLGPLIARVLDEVYDVTLFTDGEEALSDAQEQRYDAMIVDRRLPTIDGISIVETLRRDNSATPMLILTALGSVHDKVRGLDAGANDYLVKPFEFDELFARLRAIRRVSNGEGPFVRIGGWEFYPESRAIYSPYDGRIILTDRETKLLTLLAAHPDRTFSREDILESVFSPTDTPGTVDTYVHYLRRKTDIDIVTTVRGRGYRLGQL, from the coding sequence ATGCCGTCCGTCAACCGACCGCGTCTCCTGCTCGTGGAGGATGACCCGCAGCTGGGTCCGCTGATCGCCCGGGTACTCGACGAGGTGTACGACGTCACCCTATTCACTGACGGTGAAGAGGCCCTCAGCGATGCCCAGGAACAGCGATACGACGCGATGATCGTCGACCGCCGCCTCCCGACGATCGACGGCATCTCCATCGTCGAGACCCTCCGACGGGACAACAGCGCCACCCCCATGCTCATCCTCACAGCCCTCGGCAGCGTGCACGACAAAGTGCGCGGCCTCGACGCCGGAGCCAACGACTACCTGGTCAAGCCGTTCGAATTCGACGAACTCTTCGCACGGCTGCGCGCGATCCGCCGAGTCTCCAACGGCGAGGGCCCGTTCGTCCGAATCGGCGGATGGGAGTTCTACCCGGAATCCCGAGCCATCTACTCCCCATACGACGGACGAATCATTCTCACCGACCGGGAGACGAAGTTGCTGACGCTGCTCGCCGCCCACCCCGACCGGACGTTCAGCCGCGAAGACATCCTCGAATCCGTGTTCTCCCCCACCGACACCCCCGGGACCGTCGACACGTACGTCCACTACCTTCGTCGTAAGACCGACATCGACATCGTCACCACAGTGCGCGGGCGCGGGTATCGACTGGGGCAGCTGTGA
- a CDS encoding phosphatase PAP2 family protein: MTPVRRFPPLALWLIAGAMFATIEALGLIVSGNPSLTNAETNAVVAVNGFHAPALDAIAQFIDVVFGPRFAVLVAVLAVVIAGMVGRSWWTALRMALLIAIPWAAADVIKVIIQRPRLDMSLLAHPILVEPTSFSYPSGHTAFATALGMSTVVMLAGWRYRAAAIVVAAVVALTTAWSRMYLGAHYPSDVLGSLLLVSVWCLCLGALMRNSRLLHPQRREEVAALTRVVDSGMTKGDS, translated from the coding sequence ATGACCCCTGTACGACGCTTCCCGCCGCTTGCACTCTGGCTCATCGCGGGCGCGATGTTTGCCACGATCGAAGCCCTCGGCCTCATCGTCAGCGGCAACCCGTCCCTCACCAACGCCGAGACGAACGCCGTGGTCGCGGTCAACGGCTTCCATGCCCCCGCGCTCGATGCGATCGCCCAATTCATCGACGTCGTCTTCGGGCCGCGATTCGCGGTTCTCGTGGCTGTACTGGCGGTCGTGATCGCGGGCATGGTCGGGCGGTCGTGGTGGACCGCCCTGCGTATGGCTCTCCTGATCGCGATCCCGTGGGCTGCCGCTGACGTCATCAAGGTGATCATCCAGCGGCCCCGACTGGACATGTCGCTGCTCGCGCATCCGATTCTCGTGGAGCCCACCTCTTTCAGCTATCCCAGCGGGCATACGGCGTTCGCGACCGCGCTCGGGATGAGCACGGTGGTGATGCTCGCCGGGTGGCGATATCGGGCAGCGGCGATCGTGGTGGCAGCCGTGGTCGCGCTGACGACGGCGTGGTCGCGGATGTACCTTGGAGCGCACTACCCCTCTGACGTGCTCGGGTCGCTCTTGTTGGTCTCTGTTTGGTGTCTGTGTCTGGGAGCGCTGATGAGGAACAGTCGCCTCTTGCACCCGCAGCGACGAGAAGAGGTGGCTGCTCTGACCCGTGTGGTGGATTCTGGAATGACAAAAGGAGATTCGTGA
- a CDS encoding MSCRAMM family adhesin SdrC, producing MLTKKKLMIGSGIGATAIVIVVGGLALNLPAQAATPTSPMSSHSTTANDDGETNDDGPGAADTDAETNDDAPGATDSDTETNDDASGATDAETDDDGPGAADTDVETNDDGDASSGN from the coding sequence ATGCTCACGAAGAAGAAGCTCATGATCGGCAGCGGGATCGGAGCGACGGCGATAGTCATCGTGGTCGGCGGACTCGCATTGAATCTCCCCGCTCAAGCCGCCACACCGACGTCCCCGATGTCGTCCCACTCCACGACGGCGAACGACGACGGGGAGACCAACGATGACGGCCCCGGTGCCGCAGACACCGACGCCGAGACCAACGACGATGCTCCCGGTGCCACGGACTCCGACACCGAGACGAACGATGACGCCTCCGGTGCAACGGATGCGGAGACCGATGACGACGGTCCCGGCGCTGCGGACACCGACGTCGAGACTAACGACGATGGTGATGCTTCCTCCGGAAACTGA
- a CDS encoding COG4705 family protein, translating into MLSKVPEITLWFWIIKILCTTVGESFADWINMSLGVGLESTALIFTAVFAVVLGWQLLLRRYVPFVYWLTVVVVSVTGTLYTDILTDSLGVPLAVSTAVFAGLLAIVFGVWWFSQRTLSIHSITTTPRELFYWLAILVTFALGTAAGDWILELTGWGPGVSVLLPAGLIVAVVVGWRMGGNAVLAFWLAYILTRPLGANLGDWFGLPSDQQGLGLGVALTSVIFLVAILATVIYLTLTRADVIETRPLTTPTTKTSERRVLGFYTVVALLTIALLAWAAAQPHSAAPASEGEGPATSVTLPPGTSATAKFPAAPIAEFRTITADTLSMIQAGKQKAAAARITDLEKAWDDSQSTLQPLDDTGWTYIDGQIDTALTAVRAKAPDTVDEKTALSALLATLE; encoded by the coding sequence ATGCTGAGCAAGGTTCCCGAGATCACGCTGTGGTTCTGGATCATCAAGATCCTGTGCACCACTGTGGGCGAGAGTTTCGCCGACTGGATCAACATGTCACTGGGTGTGGGGCTCGAGAGCACGGCGCTGATCTTCACGGCGGTGTTCGCGGTCGTACTCGGATGGCAACTGCTGCTGCGGAGGTACGTGCCGTTCGTGTACTGGCTCACGGTGGTTGTGGTGAGCGTGACGGGCACCCTCTACACCGACATCCTCACCGACAGCCTCGGGGTTCCGCTCGCGGTGAGCACGGCGGTGTTCGCGGGACTGTTGGCTATCGTGTTCGGGGTGTGGTGGTTCAGTCAGCGAACACTTTCGATCCACAGCATCACGACCACGCCGCGGGAGCTGTTCTATTGGCTCGCGATTCTGGTGACCTTCGCCCTCGGCACGGCGGCGGGCGACTGGATCCTGGAACTGACCGGCTGGGGTCCGGGGGTGTCGGTGCTGCTGCCTGCGGGCCTGATCGTCGCCGTCGTCGTCGGATGGCGGATGGGTGGCAATGCGGTCCTGGCGTTCTGGCTCGCCTACATCCTGACACGTCCGCTGGGCGCAAACCTCGGCGACTGGTTCGGGCTGCCGTCCGACCAGCAGGGGCTCGGTCTGGGCGTCGCGCTCACCAGCGTGATCTTCCTGGTCGCGATCCTCGCGACGGTGATCTATCTCACCCTCACCCGAGCAGACGTCATCGAGACGAGACCGCTGACGACTCCCACCACAAAGACGAGCGAGCGGCGGGTCCTCGGCTTCTACACCGTCGTGGCTCTGCTGACTATCGCGCTCCTCGCCTGGGCAGCCGCACAGCCCCACTCGGCAGCGCCCGCCAGCGAAGGCGAAGGCCCGGCAACATCGGTCACACTGCCTCCAGGAACCTCCGCCACAGCGAAGTTCCCGGCAGCGCCCATAGCTGAGTTCCGCACCATCACGGCAGACACTCTCTCCATGATCCAAGCAGGGAAGCAGAAGGCCGCCGCTGCACGGATCACCGATTTGGAAAAGGCATGGGACGACTCCCAATCAACGCTGCAACCTCTCGATGACACGGGATGGACGTACATCGACGGGCAGATCGATACAGCGCTGACGGCGGTGCGAGCGAAAGCACCCGACACCGTAGACGAGAAGACCGCACTGTCGGCCCTGCTTGCCACGCTCGAATGA
- a CDS encoding DUF6510 family protein has translation MEHTPEPRTVRRVDGNAAGGYLLEIFGRDMTGARARCTHCLRAAVVADAVAELDDTGMILLCRGCGRTLLTYLRAGGSATLTIGTLTHLEWDEDRAIVLDRIRHGFSEGS, from the coding sequence ATGGAACACACTCCCGAACCCCGGACCGTCCGGCGCGTCGACGGCAACGCCGCCGGCGGGTATCTGCTCGAGATCTTCGGCAGGGACATGACCGGCGCGCGAGCGCGATGCACGCACTGCCTGCGCGCCGCGGTGGTGGCGGATGCTGTCGCTGAACTCGACGACACCGGCATGATCCTGCTCTGCCGCGGGTGCGGTCGCACTCTGCTGACGTATCTGCGCGCGGGCGGGAGCGCGACGCTCACGATCGGCACCCTCACCCACCTCGAGTGGGACGAGGATCGTGCGATCGTTCTTGACAGAATCCGTCATGGTTTCTCAGAGGGGTCTTAG
- a CDS encoding FAD-binding oxidoreductase, whose product MTTAPLWRPATVVTTRGAGSHGRILGLQVDGWPGNLAGQHVDVRLTAEDGYQAVRSYSLASSGPGEVLELAVDEVPDGEVSPYLVEDVRPGDQLEIRGPIGGYFVWTPDRPEPVQLIAGGSGIVPLIAIARAHERSGSSAPMRLLYAVRSASDAFYLDDIDRLTGNGLVVDWAYSRVAPPGFARAAGRVDAATILSSTHPPSLQPSVYVCGPTGFVEAVADLLVAAGHPPDRIRTERFGGA is encoded by the coding sequence GTGACGACCGCACCGCTGTGGCGCCCGGCGACCGTCGTCACGACACGCGGCGCCGGAAGCCACGGGCGCATCCTCGGACTGCAGGTCGACGGCTGGCCGGGCAATCTCGCCGGGCAGCACGTGGACGTGCGCCTCACAGCCGAGGACGGATACCAGGCCGTGCGGTCCTACTCGCTCGCCTCCTCCGGCCCCGGCGAGGTTCTCGAACTCGCGGTCGACGAGGTTCCCGACGGCGAGGTCTCCCCCTACCTGGTCGAAGACGTGCGGCCCGGCGATCAATTGGAGATCCGCGGACCGATCGGCGGCTACTTCGTCTGGACCCCCGATCGCCCCGAACCCGTTCAGCTGATCGCCGGCGGATCGGGCATCGTTCCCCTCATCGCCATCGCCCGTGCACACGAGCGTTCCGGCAGCAGCGCGCCCATGCGGCTGCTGTACGCCGTGCGCTCGGCGTCGGATGCCTTCTACCTCGACGACATCGACCGCCTCACCGGCAACGGCCTCGTCGTCGACTGGGCCTATTCGCGCGTCGCTCCGCCCGGCTTCGCACGTGCCGCCGGTCGGGTGGATGCTGCGACCATCCTCTCGTCGACCCATCCGCCGTCGCTGCAGCCGTCGGTCTATGTATGCGGGCCGACCGGTTTCGTCGAGGCCGTCGCCGATCTCCTCGTCGCGGCGGGGCATCCGCCCGACCGCATCCGCACCGAGCGCTTCGGAGGAGCCTGA
- a CDS encoding sulfite oxidase-like oxidoreductase — translation MSVISRGFGARRRESDERLPPGQYLTEDFPVLSAGPTPRIPTESWEFVVVGRDGIRHTWTWEELHALPIETVTTDIHCVTRWSKLGTKWRGVAVERLLDAVGDDAAFAEVFSYGGYTTNLSRDDLVGGRAWIALEFDGEPLAPEHGGPARLLVPHLYFWKSAKWVHGLNLREQDAPGFWEQNGYNMHGDPWKEERYW, via the coding sequence ATGAGTGTGATCTCCCGCGGATTCGGAGCGCGCAGACGAGAGTCCGATGAGCGGCTCCCTCCCGGCCAGTATTTGACCGAGGACTTCCCCGTTCTGTCGGCCGGGCCGACGCCCCGGATCCCGACCGAGTCCTGGGAGTTCGTCGTCGTCGGTCGCGACGGGATTCGGCACACCTGGACGTGGGAGGAGCTGCACGCGCTCCCGATCGAGACGGTCACCACCGACATCCACTGCGTGACCCGCTGGTCCAAGCTCGGCACGAAGTGGCGCGGCGTCGCGGTCGAACGCCTCCTCGACGCAGTCGGCGACGATGCGGCATTCGCCGAGGTCTTCTCCTACGGCGGATACACGACCAACCTCTCCCGCGACGACCTCGTCGGAGGGCGCGCATGGATCGCGCTGGAGTTCGACGGCGAGCCCCTCGCCCCCGAACACGGCGGACCCGCACGCCTGCTCGTTCCGCACCTCTACTTCTGGAAGTCGGCGAAGTGGGTGCACGGGCTGAACCTGCGCGAGCAGGACGCACCGGGATTCTGGGAGCAGAACGGCTACAACATGCACGGCGACCCCTGGAAGGAGGAACGGTACTGGTGA
- a CDS encoding sigma-70 family RNA polymerase sigma factor, with amino-acid sequence MLQDSASSAVSGSRATAPAAAERLARDNMALATFLALEKARTAEHVDLDDLMSAARLGLARAAMTYEPERGIPFGAFARTQITWAMLSEMRRADPAGERGRDKIELIRAAGDAVLARTGRAGTPAEVAKEAGLDIAAVVEMLHLDAMVRTATSFEEHFDPESGRQAVDLTDSIVLPEFAAEQNETRDMVVRVLDALPDAMRRVIRGIYLDDRMVKDLADEMEVSHAYVSKLRSRGLALMREAMEAWEQGTAGDRTSPAKAEFFGALFGSEKPASAHRSEDLLPAI; translated from the coding sequence TTGCTGCAGGATTCTGCTTCCTCTGCTGTCTCCGGATCGCGCGCGACGGCCCCGGCCGCCGCCGAGCGGCTCGCGCGCGACAACATGGCGCTGGCCACGTTCCTCGCGCTGGAGAAGGCCCGCACGGCGGAGCACGTCGACCTCGACGACCTCATGTCGGCCGCTCGACTCGGGCTCGCCCGCGCGGCGATGACCTACGAACCCGAGCGCGGCATCCCCTTCGGCGCCTTCGCCCGCACGCAGATCACCTGGGCGATGCTCTCGGAGATGCGTCGAGCCGACCCCGCCGGGGAGCGCGGGCGCGACAAGATCGAGCTCATCCGCGCCGCCGGCGACGCCGTGCTTGCCCGCACCGGCCGTGCCGGCACACCCGCCGAGGTCGCGAAGGAAGCGGGTCTCGACATCGCGGCGGTCGTCGAGATGCTGCACCTGGATGCGATGGTGCGCACGGCCACGAGCTTCGAGGAGCACTTCGATCCCGAATCGGGTCGACAGGCGGTCGATCTCACGGACAGCATCGTGCTCCCCGAGTTCGCCGCGGAGCAGAACGAGACGCGTGACATGGTCGTGCGCGTGCTCGATGCGCTGCCGGACGCGATGCGCCGGGTGATCCGCGGGATCTACCTCGACGATCGCATGGTCAAGGACCTCGCCGACGAGATGGAGGTGAGCCACGCCTACGTGTCGAAGCTGCGCTCGCGCGGTCTCGCTCTCATGCGTGAGGCGATGGAGGCCTGGGAGCAGGGGACCGCCGGCGACCGCACCAGCCCCGCGAAGGCCGAGTTCTTCGGAGCGCTCTTCGGATCGGAGAAGCCCGCGAGCGCGCACCGCAGCGAAGACCTCCTGCCTGCGATCTGA